ttgtgtttttttttttttttgtattatttttactcCATCCATGAAAGTCAGAGCACgttcatggtggagggatacacgCAGGGTGTAGCGCGGCAAGAAATAGTCCCAGAAAAGAACCACTGGCCCCCCCCTCGtaatcattccatataaaactcagaggATGCACATAgtttcactggtgggtttggatggtaAATGATATAACGGCTAGATTTgggttgtagtcatggcgaccgacgcctggttccattcaccaccactgtgaagaagTCTGAGTCGGCAAGTTTGTACATGAAACCACTCAAAATAACAGTGGCTGACCTCGGTCTGACTCCTGAGTCCACGGGAGAGAGAAATGAATGGCTTTCCGCTTTAATTACTCTCAGACACACTGGCCTAGGAAACGGATTTGCATATTTTGCGTATGCTAACACGGTAGCGTTAAGCAGAAACAACATTTTAACTAAAGCAAACTTCAGCCGCCGCACACGTCTTAGCTGACCGGCCTTATCTGGGGGGTGAAGATGTGTGAAACTGACTTTACACTGAACTCCCCCTTTAATCCCATCCTCTTGTGTAGGTAGCATTGCATTACAGTGAGTCTTCAGGCTGCTGGATGGAGGAACGGGCCCTATTAAAGAGCCCCTCGCCTCCCCCGGTAAAAATCCCAGTGCTGGTTTCTCGGCCGGAGTTAAAGGTAAGGTTTAATCTCCTGGAGAAATGATGATCTTCTCATGCAGAGCGAGTTTGGACTCCTGAACTGGAGGTGAATGTAGGCGGACGCAGGCGAGGACCCGCGGGTCAATCTGAAGATTATATTTGATATTTCTCATTTCCAGCTCTGTTGTAGTGTGTTTTGGaactttttagctttttttttttttttttttttttttttaatatacctGCATCTCCTCTAAATGAATGTTTCACtcacaatcttttttttttgttttgttttttttaataattaaccaagaatatatttttcagcGTTCGTCAGCAATAATGTATTTGGGagatttttacaaaaaaaaagtacagaggagagtttgttctttttatttataaaaatagaTTTATGAACTGGCCgtttttgtgtctgtgtgtgtctgtgcgtacATTGGTTCAGGCAGGATCAGTGTGTGAGGTTACCTGAACGAGTGTGGGGGCGAGTCTAAGTGCCGTTCAGCTCTTCAGTGGCAGCAGGGGTCCGGATGAGTGCGGCTGACTCCAAAGTGCAGGTGCTTCTACTGATGATGTGGAGTTCTACACTCTAAGCAAGAATGGTTCTAGATAGTCCCTTAAAAAGGTCTTTGTGCAGTGCCACgtaaaaatgacttaaaattaAATGGCAGGGTTCAGCCTATCAGAGTAAAGTGGGAGGAAAGGGGTGGGGCTCTTTGTGGTACCAATGTTGTGACAGTGTGGTGCAGCAGGTGCTGAAAAggttctgctttagaacatTTGAGAATGTTTTAATTAAAGCTATGTCCTCAGCGAACTAAGGCGCCGTCACTGTGAGCAGAGGGTCGCAGGTTCGAATCTCTGTCATGCTGCCCAGAGAgggcacagttggccttgctctctccagggtgggtagatggcgctctttccccACATCGCTTCGTCGGGGTGCTGGCAGGGGGATCGCGTGTGATTgggtgggttgggtaattggcggtccaacttggggagaaaattggggCGAATCAGGAAAAATtccaaaaaataaaactaaatgcaTTTGCTTGAAATtaaatgttgattttttttattattaaattttatttctcttttttagGCGTTTAGGAGTTTTTTAAGGGAGCACTTCTGCTATCACAACTAAGTGCTAAGCAAAATGGTTCTAGATAGTCCTGAACAAATTGGATTCTTTAATTAGagctttttctgtctctttctgggGCTTAATAGAACAATTTAAacgaatgaatgtgtgtgtgtgtgtgtgtgtgtgtgtgtgtgtgtgtgtgtgtgtgtgtgcgcgcgcgcacacataTGGCTTATAAGCATGTTGAAGAACAATTTAACCAGGTACTGACTCTTTAAGCTAGGTGCTGTGATGGTTCTACATAGCATGGTTCTACCGGCAGCAGAAGAGCCGCCCCGTGCCACAGTTGAGTCTGACCACAAGGGGGCGATGTTGTGCTGTTTGCGCAATTACTCAGGAGAATTGGCGCCTGTACAACACCGCTACACACCGTGTAGACGTAGGGATGATGGGTAAGAGCACAGCTGGCCTGTCTGATTCATTTGGTTTGTCACATTCAGCTTTTCCACTTTCACAAAAGATCTGCTGAAGAGATTTTTAATACAGAAGCTGCTTCAGCTGCGACCCCACCCTCCTGCTTGCGTGGACGCCAGTCAGAAAGGCTTGCGTAACGACTCCAGCTCTTTCACAACCGTTTTGCAGCTTTGTGAAGATACTAACTGCCAAATCATCCCCCTGCTGTATGGAAGCTCAGGCTGTACAGCCTGGTGGCCTACTTTTGGATTGAAAGGCGGTTCCTTCTGTGCACCGCTCCTCATACTGCTTTAGAAGAACCCCCCCCTTGATTCCCTAGGAAAGCTTTCAGTGgatgattctttaaagaactgtgtAAATCAGGATATGAAGGTTCTGTATCAGTTAAAGGGCCCAAAACTAGCAtttactgtgtttatttgtgacACTTCTGTCAGAATTGTGTTCATCCATCCTTGTTCATCCATTAGTTAAAGACTCAGCACTGTGAGTCTAAAaggacattgagctgtgggcTGACCAGTAGCGCATTAGACCTCTAAACATTTAGGTACTCTAAACATGGTCTTCTGACTTCTAATGCTGAACTTTCGGAGGTGTGGAAAACTCCCCCACCACCACGTTTAACAGATAAGGTGGTATGCTGTGGATCAgtaagctcttactgagaaaagcaagCAGAGAAACGACATAAATCAGCTCCTGCTGACCagtccagagtccagacctcagcatcATTGAATGTGATGGGTAGGACTTGTATGGTATAAAGCGTAAAAGGGAAGTATAGAAAAAATCTGCTGATTTTAGAGcacctccaccaccatgtttaacagattaGGGGTGGTTTGGTCTGGATTTCGGGCAGGAGGTGAGGAAACATACTTAAAATATTGGACgctgtaataaaggtaaaggtgggCGTCGCTCTGGACGTCTGATCACATCTGAGATTAGATTAGTGGTTGAGGCTTCTGGATGATTTTCTGACTACGAGCCTGTACTTGATGATGGTTTTGAGAGGAAAGGAAGTGAAGACGGGCGCAGTACGCAGAAACAACTACGAGCAGAAGCCGCTGAGGAGAAATGAGCAAGACAAACAGTCCCGGCTGCGGTTCTGTGTTTGCAGACTCTTCAGAAATTATTGAATCCGAATCCTCCGTCACATTTCCGGCCCACGATTTGGGCCTTTAAGCCAAAGCGGCAAATTGCCACAGCGGCTCGGAGGAGGATGACGGACAAAAATAGTAGCACTCTGGCAGCTCATTAAAGTAGCCTTTAATGAACTCTGAGGGCTGAGTGTGTGAATCTGTGGAGGGATCGCACAGCCCGAGGCCTGCAGCTTTGCAGTAAACCCCTTTTCAGAAAGCCACAGCAAGCCTTTTAAAGGGAAACGCCACGGATATTTGGAGGCATAATTAAGCGGTTAAGGtacagagtgggtttggtgtgaaacgctgaatggaagcagacgtctgaagctctaaaagctccctcacaaaGTGCTTCCACCTAATGAACAAATGACAAATCCCTATAAAAGTAGGCATCATATCCCGATATTCTACCCgcttaaaagggttctttaagggttcttcggATCTATAACAGAACCATCTGCATGCcaccattggctgcatagaacGGTTAATCACATTTCAGCAAATATCTGCACTATCTTTATTATGAAAAAGGTTCTATGGCCTAAAATGACCTCTattctgtttcctgtagcatttcctgtgaccctgcctggtaaagaactccagccttgccctcagagccttaagctGTAGACCccatatttactagtgtttagagGTGAGGGGCCCAGGACCTCACCAACATGGCTTGAGACTAGTGCTGCGGTAGCAATGCTAATAAGCTAGTAATGATGCTAACGTCATGATGGTGAGGCTAACACCACAGTAGCAACGCTAATGCCGCAGTAGCGAGTGGGCAAAGCCGGCACTGGACACAGTAGCGCTGTTAATACTGCAATAGCACTGAAAACACCATAGTCGCAATGCTGAGCAAGGACGGCGACCGGTGAGGTACTGTTGCTACTGCCGTAGCGATAGTGATGATGGCGTAATTGCAGTGCTAATATGGCGGTAGTGATGCGGGGCAAGATATCCAGCCAGCACGCTGCCAATGCCGCAGTAGAGATGTCACTGGCTttgacacacacattaatgccacagtgtgttttttttgctcCACTTGCCTTTACTAGAATATTTCCAGCAAGGAGAGCCAACCTCAGCTCACCTAAGACTacagctcctctcagcagcacagaaacgtgttagctttgtggctaaaTGTAGTCCTCAGGCTGTCAGTGCTGGAAAATGTCTCTTCTAGGCAAACGAGAGGCAGTCAGTAAGCGAAATTGCCTCATCTAGACCCGTCCACTAGGCAGTCTGGCCAAAAAATAAGGCCTCATGTAGATGTttcttttaaagaacctttaaaagatggAGGGCTCACAGACCGCAAAGGGTAAAGGGTTCTTCTCCATGCTGGAAAACCTTACGTAGCTTCTTTAGAGAATAGGTGAAATCCCCCTGATTCTGAAGCACCACGACCGACTGGAGGCCTGCGGGTCGCAAAGGTCACAAGGGTCACCAGGCGCATTGTTAAAATGGCAACATGAAATGTTTATTGCAGGTTGGCTGTATTTTATGTACATGCTTTCACAGAACGGCACACTTCAGATTTACAGTAGAAATGTTCCAGGCTGGATGCAACAGCTCACGATCAACCACTTACAACAACGCAACAACAGTGGGGTTAGGAGTCCAAATGGTCAGGGACTGCGTGTGCGGTGAAGGGACAAGGCCTACTTATGTTCACTGTCATGCAGAAGCCACTGAAGCATTATTTGACAGGATGCAGCGTTCACTAAATGCCCAGCGGGGTGACGTCGTTAATAAGTGTTATTACGGTAGCTCATACTGACGCAAAAGTCACATCGCCACACCACCACACCAGAGTAGACAGTGCTGAGGGGAAGGGAAACCAGGACCGCATTAACAACAACGCAACGACTAGCTCATCCATGCAGTTCCCAACAAACAGGCAGTGCTCTCCCACTGAACCGCCTTTGTCCTGACCCGAGTGGGAGGATTCAGAACGGTAGAAGAATTTTACTGATTTTGTCTCCATCCATGCATTTCAAGATCGACCAGGGCAAGACATTTACCACGCTTGAATACCAATCTTTTGGAAAGATAAATACCTTTACCGGATTATCGTCATAAGTCGTACCAATGACTgttaagaaaaaacaaacaaaaaaaatgtagacGCCGTGGTGCCACTCCCTTccactgtattaaaaaaaaaaagccaaaactgtccgtCATGTCCAATTTGCACCCAAAGTCTTTGCAGTAGAGACTAGAGGCAGAGCCAGAAGCCCCTTCTCATTTGGTAGGCCCGCCCCTTCTCCCAGAATAAGGGCCCTATGTTAGCGATCTTTTGGCGAGCCTTTAAGGAACTACAGAGCGCgccgtgcagcttgatttaggtgtcggtgtgtctttgctaccGTAGCGATGGGAAAAGTTCGCCTTGCACGGCTCAAAACGTTCAAAAGGCATGTACTGAGTTTATTAATTAATcaggggtgtgtttttttttttttttttttttttttttttttttttttttttggggcgtaacgtgcagtaataaaccaatcagcacttctcaccgttccctttaagagccaggtgcggtctgactgactttggcgggttgctatttcagtggtgtaaagcatgggggtggggggtgtacgagcgtcgggctgcacccgcctgtgttgacaattcactgccaagatagcaacgaacgagcgtctgactgctgacgaacgtctgtctaggtCGTTTTCTGCTGTCGAGATATATATCAGTACGCCAGAAATGGGCCTGAGCACACCTTGTTTCGCATTTCGAGACCACAgcgcccatcggcgtagatatatttacaagcagcgctgctgtttaagtGATGCAGatggaaggcgtgaaaatagactgttggtggggtaaGGGGGGGTAAGATAGCAGTGAGCATCGTGATGAGCCTGGCGCAAGGTGTAAGATAGGACCCCAAGCTCGGTATTAGCTCGGCTTGCAGCTACACCATGTAAACAGAAAGGTCCTGCAGATGAGTAGTCTCTTCCAGAcgaggctgtcaatcacttcattgctaagtgtagccccgccttcttgcAAATTAGCAGAAGTTAAGTTAAAAACTGGTTTCTGGGGGAAAGTAATAAATAGGCTAATATTAGCACAAGAAGAACTAGCTGTTGAATTAGatgctggagatggaaagaccaCTTAGGAAACATATGGGGGTGGGTGGAGCTACACCTTTGGTGGCTTCACTTTTGAAAGGCGATGCGCTGTCCATGTTTTTTCCATAGTCATTGGTTCGTACcacaaaaaaaggaaactgTGCTCAACATATTACATTATTCTTCATTTTAGTGCAATTCTAGTGTCCAGTAAATTGGGTTGGGGACTGGATTGTTCTTGAGACTATCCATGACCATGAACATCCCATAGTTTGTGGCATCCGCTTGCTTGCTATAGCAGGAGCTTTACATTTAAAAGTGCACTCTGTGATTTTACGACAACAAAGCGGTGACTCTACGAGACCACAAAGACGGACTCTTCAACTCcagaccttgaatccagtttctcAATTCCAGGTCCCGGAATTTCTAATCACTGGTGTTTGTGGACTGTTGAGGTGACTGACTGGCCACCTAGTACCATACCAATTCACAGGAATTGCACAATCCAGGGCCAGAAACTGCAGGCAAGGTCCAGAGTTGATGACCTACTGATTTAAGGTATCTTAAGTCAGTTTCAAGTAGGGCTTGAATTCGATTCCAAAAAGAGTGAACTGGTTCCACACAGGTAACATTTGTCGAGAAATTGTGCCCTTCCACACTGGGCGGGCCGCTAAACTGGCTGTGTTTTACTTTGGACAGAATGGAAAACTAAAATAAGCTCCCTGGATGAGAAATTTGTCATCTTGCGCGTtgaaggtggtagtaacttcaggctcctgtagATGGTGCTGCACGAGGATAATGAGGCTATGAATTCCTATGGAGTGTGACAGGGCTCAGACGTTGAGAAGATGAGGTACAGGTCAGTGATGGTCTCGTCAGATATGTGGAAATTGGATCAAAAAGCAAATGCAGTTAATGATAAGCTAATGATTGTtgaggagtgactgcatttgggcatgTCCAGAGACCATAGTGGtagctggtagacccatataaaggtaaaggtgcacatatttgtacagcgtaatgtgtcctctgcatttaacccatctgtggtagtgaacacacacacacacacacacacacactagtgagctaggggcagtgagtacacacacacccagagcggtgggcagccaactccagcacccggggagcagaaaggtgtaaagggccttgctcaagggcccaacagtggcagcttgccaagcccgggaatcgaaccctctaaccgctgagccaccactgcccccatatgaccgtaagcttctatacacctgcagattcaacTACTTCCTTCACTCGATGGTCTTTAGCCACGCCCAACggcagtcactccttttagccaatcattaactgcattttccacacatccaatgagaccctcactgcacttcACCATCTCTTCTTAACGCCTGAGCCCTGTCACACCCTgtaggtatttatagccccatcatcctcatgcagcgccatctgcaggagcctgaagtaaACACACAAGGTGGCTCATTTTATGCCTGGACAGGAACAACATATGAGACTATTTGAAGATGATATGACCAGATCCCTTGTTATTCATACCATCAATCAATGGTGTAATCTTTAATTTGCGAGATTTGTCTTGATTTCTGGATTTAAATGGGATTGAGATGGTTGAACCTTCTCCATCAGTTCTCATTACAGGGAATCAGATTCAGAGTCAACTTCAACATTTCTGGAATCGAACAGCTAGGGCTggacaattaataaaaaatgaatcaaaACTGACTTCCAGAGCCTCGGATTTGATTATTTCGATTATTTCAATGCGTGTACTCACATGACTCCGTCTCCTCCTGTCTGTgacatggaggagaactcaaacTCCGAGCCGAGTGAGCAACTCAAGCAGCTTACATAATCGCTCATTAATCGCCGtcgaggtaaaatgttcaatcaATCCTGATACTGATTTGAGGTGATCTTGCGCCCCCACAACAAACAGCCCTAGTTTAAAAACGGTGAACTCATGCTGTAGCCAGTGTTTAAGCTCAAGTCAAGTTTCCCAAACATACACGTctccaacatctccaaaacTCTTTCCTGTAAAATGAAAGTTGCTCTGAACCCTTGCGTCATTTATCCAAGGTGGCGTTTTCCCATCTGTGTGTCTTAAAGTGCATGTAAACAAAGAGCCAGTGAATTAGGCTGTGGTGTTAAGTCTTCAGGATGCAACATGTTCCTAAAAATGACAAACATATTTAAGCACGTTTTCACACAGGAGTTAACGTAAGGCAATTCCTCCGCATCCACGACCCCTTCAGTCATCCCAGGAACTCGGTCTGGAGAGCTTTTAACACTGTGAGTAAAAATCAGCTGttcttttccaaaaaaaaaaccccaaaaaaacaaacgtcaacGTGAGCAAACGTGTCATGCATGGTTCCCTAACGACTTGTCATCGAAATCCCACGGACATACATCAGCTATGTTGAGTTtactggctgctgctgctgccgctgctgctgctgtcgtGGCTTGAGAAGTTGTGTGGTTGCCCCTGGCTGAGGAGTGCTTGTCCTTTGAGGTGACACTTGGCACGCACTCTGTTTCCCAAGGGCATGCCTCAGCACGTTTACTGTCAGTGATCCCAACCTCCTTTGTGGAGCTCCTCCTCCTACCGGACGCTGTCACGGAAACCTGGCTGCTATCTGATGTTTGGCTGATGCGGCGTTTCTCTGAATGTTTGCTCGAAGAACTTCTGGGCTCCCTGCTTTTGGATCTCTGTTTATCCTCCTCTTTGTCTTTCCCCTTCCCCTTCGACGAGCAGGAGCCTTTCCGTCTCGCGTTGGAGTCCcttctctttgaatagtgtgtggGGCTGGAGGTCTTCTCCTGGTTGGGGGAAGGAGGCTGGTCGTAGTCCCAAGGGCAGATCTCCACCATGAGTGCTGGAGGCTGCAGGAGACTTCCAGTTGACCTGGAAAGGTCCGAAAGGAGGATCTTGGGATTTCCATTCGTGGGAGTAACACTTTTCTTGCGGCCGATCATCTCAGTCTCCGTTCCTTTGGCAGTGGGATCCTCATATTCCCAAGGGCACATGTCTGCTTTGTGGGCAGTCAGTTTAAGGGGTGACTTGGGCTTTCGTCCTTCAtgcttgtcgctctcttcctccCTTGTGCTACCCTTGTCCCTGGAGCGGCGGCGGTTTGACGGAGATTGGACCGCCGCCCTTTGTTTGTGCTGAGACCGTCCACTTTTGGAGCTGCTCCCGTGGATTGTGTTAGTCTCACTTGGTGCAATGGAAACATGCTTTTGGGCTTTCCCCTCTGATGGAGTGGGCAGGTCCTCCATTTCCCACGGGCAAACCTCGGAAAGGTCGTACAGATCCCTGCTCCTGCCTGGCTCAGAGCAAATGGAAGGCTGACTACCGCTCACTTGCTGCTTCATGATGCCCATTTTGCTTGGGGTCTTGGTGTACTCTACAGACTGGCTGATGATCATCTTAGGGAAACATTCAGGGGATTCGTCGACCCCTGAGAGCATCCTGGTGTCTCTGGCTTTGAGACCCTTTTTGCTGGCATCCTCAACGCTGTGGGTCTTCCCCGCAAGCCCCAGTGTCCTCTCCCTGGCGCTGGCAATGACGCTCAGAGACTTCTGTAGCATTGAGGTCCGAAGGTGGACAGGCTTCTTGTCTGCTGCCAGGTTGTGTGCACTTGCAGACTTGCACACCAGGGGGACCGACTCGGCGGATTCAGCAGGCTCAACTTTTTGCACCTCAGGATTTTTCTTTGCAGACTTTCTGCCCATCAGGGTGTCCAAAAGAGACGACTCGGTGGTCGAATTCTCCAGTTTGTCTGCGGGACCTCCATTTGCGCTTTCCACCTGGTCGTGCGAATGGTCATAGCTATGGGACCTCTTTAAGGAGAACACCCTGCTCTTCAGAGAGTCCTCCCTTGACTTCCCGCCGTGGGAAGGCTCAAATGGGTTTCTCCGCAAGGTACTGCGATTGCTGCCGTGTTCACTTCCGTCCCTGTCCTCGCGACTGTACTGGCGGCTCACTGTCTCTGGTATTTCGGTGATTCGCCTCATGAGCGAACGCCCGATGCCTTTTTTGGAACTTCGCTTTTTCTGGAGATGAGGGTTATTGGCCAGCATCTTCTTTCGCTTATAGACCTCTAGCTGGGCATAGAGCTTCTTTAATTCCTcctatgcaaaaaaaaatgaaccatttgaagcaaTTAGGTAGATCATGCACTATAAGTGGGTTTCAGGTTTCAGGTTTCGTCCCTGATTTTAACGCTGAAATTTACTCTGAATTGTGTCCTCATTGGGGTTTCCTTTTCCCCCATTAAATATACCTTAGTAAATCACTGAAAATAAACATGAAAGAGCAGAGGAAGAGGCTCACTCGTATGTCTTCAGGATCCAAACTGTGTTCACTCCAGGCGGAAGTTATGCTGCTGTTCAAGTAAGAACCGGACCGGCCCATGTCCAGCTCGTCTTCATAGGCCTCGGTAGCAATGTCATCCTGCATGTGAGTCCCAGTGAACAGAAACTGCAAGGGAAACACACCTTTGCTGAACTTTACATCTCAACACATGGCAACAAATTATGGCTGGTCCTGGCCTGTTTATGGCTGTTTGaaggattctttttatttattttttgacaaATTACATCCATAAGTAGGGCAATTTGCCGGGGGCATCGTTGGTCCCAATTTACTGGGGCACAAGCTCTTGTTAAATGTTGCTGTGGCCCACTAAATTCACAGCGCTCAGCAGAACTACTGGACACGCCACGCCAATTCACTAAAGGCACTACAATACCCATAATGCCCCAGCGTCTTGCCAAAAGCTTGAGCAGCTAATGCTTTCAGCTAGACCCAGTTTGTGAACATGAGTAATGAACAACTCACTGCCAGGCTCCCCTGCCACCTGcttcagaccagctgcccacccacctACCAGGCTAACTGCCGGGCTCCCCTGCCATtcgcgtcagaccagctgcccaccctcctgccaaCTATGttgaagtttacatggactcACACTGTTTgctatcatattatattataagtaTTATGATGATATCAGCACCCCTGATCAGAAGAACAGTCTTGGTGATAGTTATTTTCTATCAATAATTCATAAGCAGTTCTGATCGCAGGTGGATGGCTCCCACTTGGGAGTTTTGGTTCCACCCAAGGTTCCTTCCTCCAgccctgagggagtttttccctgCCACTGTCGCCTCTGGCTTGACATTCGTAAGTAATTCGAAGAAAGTTGGTCAAGCAACAGACAAGATAATGCTAGCTCAGTTATA
This portion of the Salminus brasiliensis chromosome 9, fSalBra1.hap2, whole genome shotgun sequence genome encodes:
- the gpr158b gene encoding metabotropic glycine receptor isoform X2; its protein translation is MRALLLWLLMQTELLRGSSFVYGYGYVDWADGENARGDAEAAQRPTTRATVAHRLEEDVPKVVAAFLHTGDSSTLTRANCSRRYELGGLRASSSSVSRHSLRPAVEAVGRAAGLLNGLQPLGDGQQQRDAVWLGALVRSMLDADPRIQRAALALQAEPRLLLQATRSGGHVAVRNVKESDHDEFRERKKTHGTRGRGHEPGEIKWSAPYLECEHGSFVPRWLLTLSAGIYSAGTDAAAPELRGVVKVDVNLQDEDIDQCSSSGWFAGTHRCNVTTMECKPVPGHGFVLDKYKCQCKRGFYSPRRVALNGVSKSEQGLYSDESLDASARCLPCREGCSFCRDDTPCLAQEDGVLRVAVASFQGLCMLLDFISMPVVYHFRRNKRIRASGLILLEAILAGAILLYFPVMILYFQPSVFRCILLRWVRLLGFATVYGTVILKLYRVLKVFLSRTAQRIPYMTSWHVLRLLAAILLVVLWFLVAWTSAMCQSTDINHALVDVGITPEGLQFNMCMLDRWDYMMAVAEFLFLLWGVYLCYAVRTVPSAFHEPRYMAVAIYNELLISAIFHIIRFTLAPGLHPDWMLMLFFVHTHLTVTVTLGLLLVPKFLFTGTHMQDDIATEAYEDELDMGRSGSYLNSSITSAWSEHSLDPEDIREELKKLYAQLEVYKRKKMLANNPHLQKKRSSKKGIGRSLMRRITEIPETVSRQYSREDRDGSEHGSNRSTLRRNPFEPSHGGKSREDSLKSRVFSLKRSHSYDHSHDQVESANGGPADKLENSTTESSLLDTLMGRKSAKKNPEVQKVEPAESAESVPLVCKSASAHNLAADKKPVHLRTSMLQKSLSVIASARERTLGLAGKTHSVEDASKKGLKARDTRMLSGVDESPECFPKMIISQSVEYTKTPSKMGIMKQQVSGSQPSICSEPGRSRDLYDLSEVCPWEMEDLPTPSEGKAQKHVSIAPSETNTIHGSSSKSGRSQHKQRAAVQSPSNRRRSRDKGSTREEESDKHEGRKPKSPLKLTAHKADMCPWEYEDPTAKGTETEMIGRKKSVTPTNGNPKILLSDLSRSTGSLLQPPALMVEICPWDYDQPPSPNQEKTSSPTHYSKRRDSNARRKGSCSSKGKGKDKEEDKQRSKSREPRSSSSKHSEKRRISQTSDSSQVSVTASGRRRSSTKEVGITDSKRAEACPWETECVPSVTSKDKHSSARGNHTTSQATTAAAAAAAAASKLNIADVCPWDFDDKSLGNHA
- the gpr158b gene encoding metabotropic glycine receptor isoform X1, giving the protein MRALLLWLLMQTELLRGSSFVYGYGYVDWADGENARGDAEAAQRPTTRATVAHRLEEDVPKVVAAFLHTGDSSTLTRANCSRRYELGGLRASSSSVSRHSLRPAVEAVGRAAGLLNGLQPLGDGQQQRDAVWLGALVRSMLDADPRIQRAALALQAEPRLLLQATRSGGHVAVRNVKESDHDEFRERKKTHGTRGRGHEPGEIKWSAPYLECEHGSFVPRWLLTLSAGIYSAGTDAAAPELRGVVKVDVNLQDEDIDQCSSSGWFAGTHRCNVTTMECKPVPGHGFVLDKYKCQCKRGFYSPRRVALNGVSIESEQGLYSDESLDASARCLPCREGCSFCRDDTPCLAQEDGVLRVAVASFQGLCMLLDFISMPVVYHFRRNKRIRASGLILLEAILAGAILLYFPVMILYFQPSVFRCILLRWVRLLGFATVYGTVILKLYRVLKVFLSRTAQRIPYMTSWHVLRLLAAILLVVLWFLVAWTSAMCQSTDINHALVDVGITPEGLQFNMCMLDRWDYMMAVAEFLFLLWGVYLCYAVRTVPSAFHEPRYMAVAIYNELLISAIFHIIRFTLAPGLHPDWMLMLFFVHTHLTVTVTLGLLLVPKFLFTGTHMQDDIATEAYEDELDMGRSGSYLNSSITSAWSEHSLDPEDIREELKKLYAQLEVYKRKKMLANNPHLQKKRSSKKGIGRSLMRRITEIPETVSRQYSREDRDGSEHGSNRSTLRRNPFEPSHGGKSREDSLKSRVFSLKRSHSYDHSHDQVESANGGPADKLENSTTESSLLDTLMGRKSAKKNPEVQKVEPAESAESVPLVCKSASAHNLAADKKPVHLRTSMLQKSLSVIASARERTLGLAGKTHSVEDASKKGLKARDTRMLSGVDESPECFPKMIISQSVEYTKTPSKMGIMKQQVSGSQPSICSEPGRSRDLYDLSEVCPWEMEDLPTPSEGKAQKHVSIAPSETNTIHGSSSKSGRSQHKQRAAVQSPSNRRRSRDKGSTREEESDKHEGRKPKSPLKLTAHKADMCPWEYEDPTAKGTETEMIGRKKSVTPTNGNPKILLSDLSRSTGSLLQPPALMVEICPWDYDQPPSPNQEKTSSPTHYSKRRDSNARRKGSCSSKGKGKDKEEDKQRSKSREPRSSSSKHSEKRRISQTSDSSQVSVTASGRRRSSTKEVGITDSKRAEACPWETECVPSVTSKDKHSSARGNHTTSQATTAAAAAAAAASKLNIADVCPWDFDDKSLGNHA